Part of the Scomber japonicus isolate fScoJap1 chromosome 2, fScoJap1.pri, whole genome shotgun sequence genome, actgtttcagtgttcatatgggcaccaGATGTTTTAAGACAGAATTGAAAAACTGGaccagagtttgtttttttctcactggAAACAGCTGCTTCTATGGCTGGAAATGATGCTGCTGAGAGCTGTCAGAGTGAATCAAAACAGCAAAGAGGGGGGTCTCAAAACCAGAACAATGAAGTGAAAGATACTAAACTGATACGGAGAGTTGATCGAGAGTTCATCGACaacacctttcacattacatgtaATCGTTTTTTATATGAAAGTACTGAAAAGTGCAGTTAAAGAACATTGAATTTGGGGTTTTGTGAAGTAATAGCTTCTTGATGTGAGTGCATTGGTTTAAGGAGAACACgacaaaatgctgctgctaTCAGACCATTTGTTTCTCCAGAAGTGGTggctggagaaaaaaacacacagtaaaacaaTATTTAGCAACTATACTGCACACAGCTGaccaactttatttttaattttaacaactACTTTACTATCAACTCTGTGCCATTGATTGATTAATCTCAACTTCAGCTTTATTCTcccattttatattaaaaagtaTTTCCTTTATAATAACCAGTTAATCCTCTTATTTGCTGCAGTTGGTGAGAACCAAATTAAAGTGTTTGCAGAGAGATATGCAGGTCTAtgagttggaaaaaaaacagcagaaaaaaagcaagatgctgaggaggtgaaggaaggaGAACGCGCACGTGAGCAAGGTCACTCGTGGCCAATCGTGTCCTCGGGATTTCCTCAGCGCTCTCGTCCTCGTGCCAGTGAGGATAAAAACCACATTTCACTCGAACACTTTTAGTATATTTTCCACGGGGAGAATCTCACGATGCTGCAGCTGTTATCTTTCCTGGTGGGGAagttctctcttctctccaacTTTAAACTTTTTGAGTCCACTTGGTCGGACGCAGAGGACAAGGAGCGCCCAGCGCAGCGGGGCCCCCCGCCGCCCCTCCAGCGAGGAGACCTGCTGGAGGTCCCCAGAAGCCTTTTCACCCACTATGGCATTTATTTAGGCGACAATAAAGTCGCTCACCTGATCCCAGACATCCTCCCTGTGTTCACAAACAACATGAAGCAGATCAGTTGTGTCATAACCAACAAGAGACTCATCCTCGGCTGCATGTACAGGTGCGCCTCAGTGCGCGTGGACACTTTGGAGGACTTTGCCTATGGTGACAAAATAGTTGTTAACCGTATggataaaatgatgaagaaGCCAGCATTAAACAATGAGCATGTCGCCAAGAGAGCAGAGAAACTCATCGGAACAATCCCGTATAGTCTGCTGTGGAATAACTGCGAACACTTTGTGACATACTGCAGATACGGATGTGCAGCGAGTCGGCAAACAGAGAAGGTAGCCCCACACTCTTCATTACATTAGTGCTGGAATATATGCTTAACCTAACCAGTGTCATTTAATTGATTGACTGGTTCTGTAAATTGCATGTCTATTATTATTGATAGGCTATCTGCAAGTTTAACATCCCACATTCCTACAATAGGTGCAGGGCTGTGTTAAGGGGTGTTAGAAATGCTGGGACCATTAGGCCCCCACCACACATACTCTCCCTCAGAAAGCAGGGGTGATTTTCATATTTACTGAACTCTTTTTTTATCCCACTATGAAGGTTTTCCAGCAACCCTGGGTAGGTAAACATCAATATGGGTTGTCTGGTTGCTGCTTCACATCTTGTTTGTTCATTTCCCTGTTGTCCTTGGCATCCTGAGTGGCTGACACTATAGCCAATCaacacataaacaaatacaCTATTTATTCACTCTAGTTTCTCATCTTAGTGGGTTAAAGGTGTTTCATCTTCAGTAAAAGGTGTTGTTTCTATGGCACATGGACTTGTGATTAAACTGTTGATTTGCGGACTGGTTTGTTTTAAAGAATATAGGGCTGCAACTATAAGGCTTATTTTCAGTATTGATTAATATTTTGGTTATTTTCTTTATAGAAATTTAGTGTCATAGTATTGTAAATACACAagtactaaaataaataaataaatatacacaagttctaaaatgaatacataagTAATATCTAGGCTGTATAAGGTTTAGAGCGACAGtgaaaaatatatgttttatgcaCCAGAGTAATATAAAATCACTGTTACATAGAGCCAAAGGTGCAACtcaatttattattatataagtaAAGAAGTAACTAAAGAAATaagaacatattcacatttaagaagctggaatagtataattttaatatttttttcttaaccctcctgttgtcttgcCATCAAcctgcaacttttgtcctcctgggtcaaaattgacccaatGACTTTTTATAATGCATGGTCTATGTTAGAccttttagccaacttcattccatcttattaccacaggttttacataTAATtatggaaatgatggtcaataggtctcatttaaatgaaactatacctTATTTTTGATGTGACACCTGTTGACTACAGGAGGGttgaaaatgtctcaaaatgatacattgattatcaaaacagtcGCCAATGCATTGTCTGTTGGTCTACTAATTGAGTAACCTTTAAATGAAtgagacattttaatttattgaatTGCACAAGTTTAAACTAATAACTGTTTTTCTTACCTTGCAGTTCTGTGAGTGTCTAAAATCAATAATCAGAGACCAGCGGAGCGTCATTGCTACAGGACTGCTTGGAATGATCTCTATTGTGTGTTTCGGCATGGCACCTTtgactacattacccacaattcTTATTCCCTTCACGCTGTGGATGGCTGGTTAAACATGAGCTCAGCAAAAAGACCTGCAATCAAACTGAACTGTACTTTTACTCAGCAAATACTGACGGAAACATCAGGGCAGCATTTCGTCTGCACTCCATGTCTCCAGTGCCTTATGAAAATGCTTGGTACTCTCATCTTACTATGTAATGAATGTTGTCTGTTTTGTCTCGTTATATGTATGAATACTTTACTATATGCCTTATATGTGTGTGctcataaaactggaagtaaatGTTAATtctttataaatgaatatagtTTGTGATTCATTTTCCCTAACATTCATGCTTACCACAAAAGTGACTATACAATGACGAAATGAGGATAACTGACTATTTCTTGTATGTAAAGTTGATGTTTTATAGTAGCATACTTAATATAATGTTGTAAATATGACAAAtgtttaataaacattttattttttatttgcgTGTCTTGTGTGAGTGACACTCCACACATACATCACCTACATCCCAGAGCAAGCAGAGCCCTAAATGTGTCATTTGTCATTCCTGTACAGCTTGGACATAAAAATGGCTGAGTAATGATGACCCAATTCCAGATGACGTCAAAGCTGTGCCATCAAACTGTCTTCTCATTTTAGTTCTACTTGATTATGTATAcatttatctatatattatGATTAATTCAGCCAATTTGACAAttaatttcatacatttctaTGACTGTGTGATATGCGACTATATTTAtaaatttataaatataaaagaaagtgCTGAATAATGATGAGACAAATTAAAACTGTTGCAGACTATTTCAGTCCACCAGTGTTATTAAGAAAACAAAAGCTCTTTATCTGGATGTGATTGTTCAAGATCTGCAACCTTTAAGAAGAGGATTTAACTTGTTGCCAAGTCAGCGTTCTTAATGAGGACCCTTGACCTTAATAAACAACGCCTGAGTTTCAAAATCCAACCGCACAATAGAGTTCTTAGAGAAAGCTCCTTTATTTCTGTCAAAATCATACTGAAATATTGACCAATAACTAATCCTGCTAACCACGCCTTCCCTTCTCACCTCCAACATGAATAAAATCCTAAGGTGTCGAGCACTTTGCTGCACACCGCAATCATGTTTCTCTACCAACTATTCAACTTTTTCTTTGTAGCGTCCAAAGAAGAGGAGGACTCCAAATATGATCTGTCTCAGTACAAGCGTGGTGACCTTTTGGAAGTACCCAGGACGTTATTCACCCACTTTGGCATTTACTTGGGCGACAATCGGGTGGCTCATCTCATTCCGGACATCCTCCCTGTGATCTCCAAGAATAAATCTGCAATCGCCAAGATGGTGACAAATAACCGTCTGCTTCTAGGGGTTATCACTAAGGTTGCCAGTGTGAGAGTGGACTCCGTGGCAGATTTTGCTTATGGCTCAGAGATTCTGATCAACAACATGGATAAGGTGTGCAGCCAGCCCCCCTTGGATGGGGACGAGGTGGCTAGAAGAGCTGAGAAACTCCTGGGATCTGTCACCTACAGTCTACTGTGGTACAACTGTGAACACTATGTCATGTACTGCAGATACGGCATGGCTATCAGCTACCAGACATACCAGGTAGAGTTACTGGCACTGAAATATTAACATCAATTCATCCTGTAGGTTTGAATTAGTTTAAGAAGTGTGGTTCATAAACTCTCTATTTATGGAAAGGCTGACTTGTGTTTCCACAGTCAATCTTtaattctttaatttttttaattcttcacAAATGCTACTGTCTCTGCATCTCTGAGCATGAGGAAGGGTCACATGTCTAAGCAAAAAGGTTTAAGAGTCATTCCATGAGTTGCAACACTTAATCTGAATGTTCTTATGATGGATCTTTTCACAGCAGAGAGTTGTTTGTTTCAGTTCACTGGACTGAAAATTAAGTCCATTTAGCCATGAGGCGAGTAGCTCCATCTAGTGTTACTTTATGTCCAAATTACTGTCATCCTGGAGGTAATGAAGACTTTCCTCTCGACAATAAACCTCTACTACACTACTAATCTATTTATCACTTTGCCCCAGATCACTATCTAATGctcactctcgctctctctctctcttttgtagTTCTGCACAACAGTACGGAAGATTGTGTTCAGCAGGATGAGCACCTATTTGACCGCCCTGTGTGGTATAGGGACCATGCTGTATCTGGGATCAGTGACGCTGATGATGGCTTTACCAACCCTGCTCATTTCATTCACCATCTGGATGGCAGCCTAACACCCCTCAGTGAGAAAAGACTCTAATTTAACACTCCAGTGGGTGCTGAAATGAAGTCCTGTAGTTTTAGCTGTGTGACTACTGCTGTGTGACCACTGCAAATATCACTATAACTATagttaaatgtatgtattttactgtttacATTCTTTGGACTATTGTTGCTTTATGAATGTCGtctgatttattattttcttgtctTAGGAAGACAAAACTGAATCTAACAGTAATTTGTTCTTTCCAGTTATGGTGCTGTTACTTGCTTTATTTTAAGTTGGATCTCTAATTTTATATGCCATTCATCATTTAGTTCATCAGGCACATTAATCTTATAGCAGCTCATAGATTATGGATTAACTCTGACACAGCACAATGGCAAACGCTCCAAGACTGGGATAAAGCTGAAcagagatattaaaaagaagagaCTGACCTGTGGAAACATACCACAGTGATGGTGGGTGCAGCCAAAACTTATAGGAATGTCATAGAGGATAAATGCAAAAGGTCATCAGTGTTTTACTACACTGACATTATGATCTAGCTTTAAAGGATGGCTTGGACAAAGTGCAATAAGTTTCTTCTTGTTATGTAATGTAGTTTTGATATATCACGTCatataaaagtttatttgatagtcaattaaacatgtatttatacCCGCTCCTGTTGTGTTTCTTGTATGAAACCTCAAATATTGTTTATCATCATATCCACTAAAAGGTTTTGTTCAGTGTCTGAtgaaaaaataacaatgtttcatatttttctcattattaCAAAGACTGTGGTCAAACTCTCTGTCATTGCAACAAGAATAGCATTATACACTGAACACTCTTCCTAAAGCATCTCTTGGCATTTTCCCTGAAAAATTAAAGCAAGCATGCAGAACAGTCTTTCAAATAAAATGACTTTATACAGGGGATGCTTAATGGTGACCAAGGAATAGTCCATTTTTGGGTGATTCATTATTTCAAGAATCTGAGGATCAGATTTGTAAATTATTAATCCTGTTTCTAGTTGAAGTGAAAATATTTCATGATCCAGAGAAATCACCAAGTGGAGAGCAAGGGATATCATTAATGATGAATCAATAAAACGTTTCTTGACACCATCTGTGTCTAGAAAGTGTGGTATATgtatttaatcaatatttttttgaaGTGATGAAATGGACTTCAAACTGAACTAAAAAGTTGAGAATTAACCCTTTTGTCAACCCTGGTCGGTGGAGTTTCGACTCAAAAGCTGAACACTTGTGGAGAACAGTCAGATAAGAGTCAGATTTACTCCTAGTCAGTGTCCAGAGAAGTTGTCTGTCAGTcaacaagaacaaacaaacagggaAAAATCCAGAAAAGGAAAAGCAGGCTGGAGCACAATGATAAAAGACAGAGGACTACTGTTTGTGGGCAACTATACAGAATATACAGAATACTGAATTTGAAAGAGCGAGGTGCAGGCGTGCTGGGGTGCTGGCAGCGCAGTTACATGGAAAGGCGGGAACACAGAGGCCACTGCTGTACAGGGACACAATCACTGAGTCACATTCAATTTCTGGGTTTCTTATCAATCTCCTGATTATCAGAAGAATCTCGGGACCAGTGTTATAAATGATTCACTCTGCTTCTGACCAAAAGTCAAGGTTTCCAAATGTGATAAATGTGCTGctcagtaaagtacaaataagTGCTGTACTCGTGTCTGTGCAGGATCTTTTTGTTGCAGacatgacatacagtatagtgaTTCCTGGATATAGTGCCCCAGACaggaaaatatacaaataacaCATCACTACCATTCAGATTCATTGTTGTGAAACCTTTCATGCATTACGCAATTGTTGGAAACAAAGTTTACACATGACACTGTAACCACTGCAAATCTCTTAACATGCTGTAAAGAAAGGCTTTTGCTATGTGTAAAGGCAGTCAATTTGAACACTCTACGTCACTTCTCACCCTCTCCACCATAataacataattaaaaaaaaaaaaaaaattcttaacCTTAACAGATAGTCTCAACAAAATCATGATCTCTCAAGAGAGAcctaaatatataaagtttaaGCATGGGCAAATACAgaaaattcacacacacaagttatGAATAGATTCATGGTGAGAAAAGCAATTACAAGTAGAATTGCAAATACTCTGACATAGTCAGAGACTTACAAATGCAACATGCACATTATTTGCTATTTGGATTCAGTGGATGCAAAAATTCACAACACCTTCATAAGAGCCTCTGATGGTctaaaacaatgaatcaaagTTTAAGCACTTCGGTTTAttcagtacaatacaataacaTTATTCTACAATATTATGAATTAACTAAATCATTTCCACTAGTttcattaaaatatgtaaaacaagTAATGGTAATATCTCAACATCACATTACATCCACACATCATGTAAAGACACccttataaaaacacattactgcATTTTAAGCTCATAAATTGACCATTAGCTTGTCAAATACCACTTGCAAGGTCAAGTGAGCTCCATATAAATCTGTAATGAACTATCAGGAGTTTCTCACCCTCGGctcaaataaatcaaactgaTGTTCTCTATCAAACTCTTATATGTCCAAGTTGTTAAGGATGTATCGGTGCTTTGAGCAACACAGGTGAAGACCATGAGAAAGAATAATTGCCTTGCcattacaccactaaacatgcAGAGAAGCACTATGTATTGATTTAAGAGAGGCTGACGTTATGGGCTGAATCCCACAAGTTCTATTAAGTGGAGAGCAGACACTCAGCCCCCACTGAGACTGAACAGTAACCAGGTTTTTTCACCTCTAAAATTGACGCACATTCAACTTGTAGGCTGGATTCACTGATTTTCATATCTAAATTCCCACAT contains:
- the lrata gene encoding lecithin retinol acyltransferase a, translating into MLQLLSFLVGKFSLLSNFKLFESTWSDAEDKERPAQRGPPPPLQRGDLLEVPRSLFTHYGIYLGDNKVAHLIPDILPVFTNNMKQISCVITNKRLILGCMYRCASVRVDTLEDFAYGDKIVVNRMDKMMKKPALNNEHVAKRAEKLIGTIPYSLLWNNCEHFVTYCRYGCAASRQTEKFCECLKSIIRDQRSVIATGLLGMISIVCFGMAPLTTLPTILIPFTLWMAG
- the si:dkey-30k22.5 gene encoding lecithin retinol acyltransferase family protein, which codes for MFLYQLFNFFFVASKEEEDSKYDLSQYKRGDLLEVPRTLFTHFGIYLGDNRVAHLIPDILPVISKNKSAIAKMVTNNRLLLGVITKVASVRVDSVADFAYGSEILINNMDKVCSQPPLDGDEVARRAEKLLGSVTYSLLWYNCEHYVMYCRYGMAISYQTYQFCTTVRKIVFSRMSTYLTALCGIGTMLYLGSVTLMMALPTLLISFTIWMAA